Proteins from a single region of Nodularia sp. LEGE 06071:
- a CDS encoding alpha/beta fold hydrolase, which translates to MSLTEHKIKVDSLEWFYRECEPIGRTDLLPVVLLHGLVSQSYSWRNIMPALGSQGTRAIAPDWIGYGFSAQPEKWDFAYTPDKFITALEGFVKALELERFSLVVQGYLGSVGLQYALRHPEQIANIAILNTPISTTAKLPWKIKQLGLPLAGEMMTQDPLLVDRTLEGGSRYRIEDKDLDIYRKPFLKASTAGRSLLATVRNLQLDQAMSEIESGFKEWQQPILIQWGMIDPWLPIEVAQKFADSVPNAELIKINNVGHYPQEHYHKTILEDLLPFVRRINT; encoded by the coding sequence GTGTCTTTAACAGAACATAAAATCAAAGTAGATTCTCTAGAATGGTTTTATCGCGAGTGTGAACCCATTGGCAGAACTGATTTGCTGCCTGTAGTATTACTACACGGTTTAGTATCACAGAGTTATAGCTGGCGGAATATTATGCCTGCTTTAGGGAGTCAGGGAACGAGAGCGATCGCACCTGATTGGATTGGTTATGGTTTTTCTGCCCAGCCCGAAAAATGGGACTTTGCATACACACCGGATAAATTTATTACTGCCTTGGAAGGATTTGTCAAGGCTTTAGAACTGGAACGTTTTTCGTTAGTTGTTCAAGGATATTTAGGTTCTGTTGGCTTACAATATGCCTTGCGCCATCCCGAACAAATTGCTAACATAGCTATTTTGAATACACCAATTTCCACCACTGCCAAATTGCCTTGGAAAATTAAACAACTGGGTTTACCATTGGCAGGTGAAATGATGACCCAAGACCCCCTCTTAGTTGATCGGACTCTCGAAGGTGGTAGTCGTTACCGCATCGAAGATAAAGATTTAGATATTTATCGCAAACCATTTTTAAAAGCTTCCACGGCGGGGCGAAGTCTCCTCGCAACTGTGCGGAATTTGCAACTAGACCAAGCAATGTCAGAAATAGAATCGGGATTTAAAGAATGGCAACAGCCAATTCTGATTCAGTGGGGAATGATTGACCCTTGGTTACCTATAGAGGTAGCACAAAAGTTTGCTGATTCTGTACCGAATGCCGAATTAATAAAAATTAATAATGTGGGGCATTATCCCCAAGAACACTACCACAAGACGATTCTAGA
- a CDS encoding NAD(P)/FAD-dependent oxidoreductase, which yields MSHVVIIGCGVVGAAIAYELSLVKNLKITVIDRQLPAQASTGAALGVLMGVISHKIKGQAWRRRQTSIQRYETLIPELEAVTNRKIPFNRQGILSLFGSEENVAGWENLAAVRHSQGWELELWDTAKLKNLCPQVDHTKITGAVYSPQDRQLDPTALTLALVEAAQHNGVTCKFGVNVLGMDTPTSEIDTISQCHSVETTEGKIAADWIVVAAGLGSTPLTAQLNQMLDIRPVLGQALHIHLDQPLGNSDFQPVITGNDVHVVPLGGGDYWVGATVEFPSNADEILANPELLDTVWQQAIAFCPDLAPAEIIRTWSGLRPRPEGRPAPVIEPLPGFSNILLATGHYRNGVLLAPATADAIREMIISGHYKK from the coding sequence ATGAGTCATGTAGTCATCATCGGTTGTGGTGTTGTGGGGGCTGCGATCGCCTATGAACTTAGCCTAGTTAAAAACTTAAAAATTACAGTCATCGACCGTCAACTACCCGCCCAAGCTTCCACAGGTGCAGCCCTGGGCGTTTTAATGGGCGTGATTAGTCATAAAATCAAAGGTCAGGCTTGGCGGCGGCGACAAACTAGCATTCAACGCTATGAAACCTTAATTCCGGAATTGGAAGCTGTAACAAACCGCAAAATCCCGTTTAACCGCCAAGGTATTCTCAGTCTTTTCGGGTCAGAAGAGAATGTAGCCGGATGGGAAAACCTCGCCGCAGTTCGCCATTCTCAAGGCTGGGAATTGGAACTTTGGGATACAGCCAAACTCAAAAATCTCTGTCCTCAAGTTGATCACACCAAAATTACAGGCGCGGTTTATTCTCCTCAAGACCGCCAACTAGATCCTACTGCTTTGACCTTAGCTTTAGTTGAGGCTGCCCAGCACAATGGGGTAACTTGCAAATTTGGTGTGAATGTTTTGGGGATGGATACCCCTACCTCAGAAATTGATACAATTAGTCAATGTCATTCAGTCGAGACGACAGAGGGAAAAATTGCCGCCGATTGGATTGTGGTAGCTGCGGGGTTGGGTTCCACACCACTAACGGCACAGTTAAACCAAATGCTGGATATCCGCCCGGTTTTGGGGCAAGCATTACATATACATTTAGATCAACCATTAGGTAATTCTGACTTTCAGCCGGTGATTACTGGTAATGATGTCCATGTTGTCCCTCTCGGTGGCGGTGATTACTGGGTAGGCGCAACGGTGGAGTTTCCGAGTAATGCAGATGAAATACTAGCAAATCCAGAATTGTTAGATACAGTTTGGCAGCAAGCGATCGCCTTTTGCCCAGATTTAGCCCCAGCCGAGATTATCCGCACTTGGTCGGGTTTACGTCCCCGCCCTGAAGGTCGTCCCGCACCAGTGATTGAACCACTACCAGGATTTAGCAATATTCTCTTAGCTACTGGACACTACCGCAATGGTGTTTTACTAGCACCAGCAACAGCTGACGCAATTCGTGAGATGATTATTTCTGGGCATTATAAAAAATAG
- a CDS encoding LemA family protein: MMNNQEQRIPEEVAPEVLELASRYYTEQTQGYSSAELIAAGKEVDIPVEFIQQAIQDVKKREQEKQAAEKQSAKFRQQVLMIGAGIVAVCAVWTGWTYNSIQSSNNKVDAAGAQVENQLQRRADVIPSLVNVTQAFAKQEQELVALLVRSRQAYLQAATPEQKADAVVQVNQAINRFSQYAVANPQLQSSQLFTNLQYELTGTENRLAVERMRYNQAVQAHNQKIQSFPNSLVANIFGFEKQEFFPVTNTDLPQIPPQ, encoded by the coding sequence ATGATGAACAATCAAGAACAAAGGATTCCCGAAGAAGTAGCGCCAGAGGTGTTGGAGTTAGCTTCCCGCTATTATACCGAACAGACTCAAGGTTACTCCTCTGCTGAGTTAATAGCCGCAGGAAAGGAAGTTGATATCCCTGTGGAGTTTATTCAGCAAGCAATTCAAGATGTTAAAAAACGAGAACAGGAAAAACAAGCAGCCGAAAAACAGTCAGCCAAATTTCGTCAACAAGTCTTGATGATTGGCGCAGGTATAGTAGCAGTATGTGCTGTTTGGACTGGCTGGACTTATAACTCAATTCAAAGCAGCAATAACAAAGTGGATGCAGCCGGCGCGCAAGTCGAAAATCAACTCCAGCGACGTGCTGATGTAATTCCCAGTCTGGTAAATGTCACACAAGCTTTTGCCAAACAAGAACAAGAGTTAGTTGCTTTATTGGTGCGATCGCGTCAAGCTTATTTACAAGCCGCCACTCCTGAACAAAAAGCTGATGCTGTTGTCCAAGTTAATCAAGCAATTAACCGTTTTAGTCAATATGCAGTTGCTAATCCCCAATTGCAATCTAGCCAATTATTTACTAATCTTCAGTATGAGCTAACGGGGACTGAAAATCGCCTCGCTGTTGAGCGGATGCGCTATAACCAAGCAGTACAAGCTCATAATCAAAAAATTCAAAGTTTTCCCAACTCCCTGGTAGCTAATATTTTTGGCTTTGAAAAGCAGGAATTTTTCCCAGTGACAAATACTGATCTTCCCCAAATTCCACCGCAATAA